The following nucleotide sequence is from Halapricum desulfuricans.
CGTCGTCGGGCAGAATCTCGGCCGCGCCGCAGTCGGTCGTGACGACGCGCGTCCCGACCGACAGCGCCTCGACGATCGTGATCCCGAACGGCTCCGCCCGCGACGGCGAGACGAACAGGTCGGCGCTGGCGTAGTAGTCGGCCAGCTCCTCCTCGGGGACGTACCCGACGAACTCGACCTGCTCGTCGATCTCCAGCGCCTCCGCGAAGCGCTTCAGCTGGTCAGTCAGGTGTCCGGTCCCGCCGACCACGAGCGTGATGTCGTCGCGGCTGAGTCGCTCGACCGCCGCGAGCAGGTACGACAGTCCCTTCTGGTGGGTGTGGCGGCCGACGAAAAACAGCATCTCGCCGTCGATGTCCAGCTCCGCCTTGACGTCCCGGCCGGTCGGCGTCACAGACGGGAAGCCGTTGTGGATGACGCGCGCGTCGCCGCCGTGGTGGTCGGCGATCCGCTCGCGGGTGACGTTGCTCACCGTGAGCAGGTAGTCGGCCTCGTCGACGATCCGCTGTTCGGCGTCGAGTTCCTGGCGCGGCGGATCGAGGTTGCGCTCGACCGACAGCGAGTGAAACGTCGTTATCCAGGGAATGTCGTGGGCTTTTCTGGCCGCGGCCCCGGGTCGATAGCCGAACCAGTCGTTGGTGTGAACGGCATCGGCCTCATCGGCCAGCCGGACGAACTCGTCTTCCATCCGGTTGACCCGCGTGATGAGATCGCCCGTCCCCGTCTCGATGCCGTGTATGTTCTCGCGGTCGCCGGGGTCGAACTCCGCGGGCAGTGCCAGTTGCATGTCGATGGTGTCGCGGCGCTCGAACACCTCGAACAGTTCGGCGATCGCCGTGTCCAGTCCGCCGGTGATCTTCGGCGGGAATCCCCAGCCGAGGTGCAGGACAGTCGGTGCCATATCGCTGTCACCGCCTCACCACGGTAAATGTGATGCACATGTGACTACCGTGGACGGGGGAGTGGTTAAGACTAGCGGCGAGCGCAACGATCGCCCGAAAAAACAACGCGGCGACGTGTGTATCGGTCAGCGGCTACTCCTCGAGCAGGACGTCGACGTCGGCGTGGTCTTCGAGCAGCTGGCCCATCCGTTCGACGGTCTCGGGATCGCGGGTGGGGCCGCTCTGCAGGACGTCCTCCGCGCGGTCGATCGCCATCCGGGTGTCGGACTGCAACAGCAGTACCGGGACACCGCGTTTCTCGGCCTCGCCGAGGACCGCGCCCGTCGGTCGGAAGCCGCCACCGAGGATGATGCATTTGATACCGGACGCCTGAAGCGCCGCGGTGACGATCTCCGAACGGTCGCCGCCGGTTATCATCGCGGCGTTCTGCGTGCGGCGGAACTGGGTGAGCGCGCCCTCCGCGGACATCGCCCCCACGGTGATCCGCTCGATGAACACGTCCGTCGAGACGTCGGTCGTCAGCACTTCGGCACCGAGGCGATCTGCGAGTTCACCGACGGTCATGCCCGCCAGTTCCTGCACGCGGGGAATGACGCCCAGTACGTTGATCCCGCGGTTCTCCAGGAACGGCGCGACGTCGGTCGTCAGCTGGTCAAGTTGGCTGTCCGGGACGGCGTTGAACAGCACGCCGGCGAAGTTGTCCCCGATCTGCTCGGCGGCCGCGATGATCTCGTCGACGTCGCCGGCCTCGTCGTATCGGGACAGCAGTACGACCTTTGCGCCGATCATCTCGGCGATTTCGGGATCGGTGAGGTCGACGATCCCGCCGGTCGAGAGCCGGTCGGTCCCCTCGACGACCATCAGATCGCGTTCGTCGGCCTGCTTCTCGTAGTTCTCGAGAATCCGCTCGCGGAGTTCGTCGGGCCGTTCGCGCCCGCGAATCGCCTCTTCGATGAACGTCGGCGTGTAGACGATGGGTTCGAGCTCGTGCATCTCGGCGTCGAGCTCCAGCAACTCCCGCGCGAGCATCGGGTCCTCGTCGCGGGTCTTGCCGGTCGCGCTCTGCAGGCGCGTGCCCTTGGGCTTCATGTAACCGACGCTGTGACCCGCTGCCTTGGCCAACTGGGCGATCCCGAGACTGACAGCCGTCTTGCCGGTCGCCGCTTCCGTGGAGGTGACAACTACTGGGTCCATACTATAACCCGTGTGTGTGAATCGTTATAATTCTTCGTCTACCTGTAACTCATCATAGCTCTTCGTGGTCGATCGTCGCGCGAATGTCGACGGCCTCGACGCCGTCGGGAGTTGCGACCAGCGGGTTGATGTCCAGCTCCAGTATCTGTGGGAAGTCTGTCACAAGCTGCGAGATTCGCTGAATCGTCTCGATGACACTGGCCTCGTCGACAGGGTCGCGGCCGCGGGCACCGCGGAGCAGCGGTGCGGAGTCGATCTCGTCGATCATCTCGCTGGCCTCGCCCTCGCTGACAGGTGCGACGCGGAAGGTCGCGTCCTCGAGCACCTCGACGAAGATTCCACCGAGGCCGAACATCACGAGCGGCCCGAACTGCGGGTCGCGGTTCATGCCGACGATCGTCTCCGTGCCGGCGTCGAGATCGGCCATCTCCTGGACCTGCACGCCGAGGATGTTGGCGTCGGGCTGGTAGTTGCGCGCCCGGCTGATGATGTCGTCGTACGTGGAGGCGACCTCTTCGATCGGGACGTTGACCTCGACGCCGCCGATGTCGGACTTGTGGAGGATGTCCGGACTGACGATCTTCATCACGACGTTGCCCTCGATCTCCTCGGCTGCGTCGACGGCGGCCTGCTTGTCCGAGACGATCGCGCCGTCGGGCGTGGGAATCCCGTAGGCGTCCAGCAGGTCCATCGCCTCGATGCCGAGTTTGTTGGTCTCGCGCTCTTTGGTCCGTTCGAGGATCTCGCGGGCGCGCTCGCGGTCGACATCGAAGTCCGTCGCCACGTCGTAGTCGGTCGTCTTGATCTCGCTGTACTCCCGCAGTGCGTCGAGGCTCTTGACGCCGCGGGCGGGATCGAAGTACGTCGGGACGCCGACCTCGTCGATGATGTCCTTGGCGTTGCGCGCGGTCTCGCCGCCCATCAGGCTGGCGGCGATCGGCGTGCCGTACTCCTGCTGTTTCGTGGCGATGACCTCCGCGAGGTCGCGGAAGTCGATCGTCTGTGGCGAGGCGACGACGATCGCCGAGCCGACGTTTGGGTCCTCGAGCACGATATCAAGCGCCTGCTCGTATCGCTCGGCCGGCGCGTCACCGAGCACGTCGACCGGGTTGAAGATGTTGGCCTCCTCGGGCATCGACTCCTCGAGCGCCTCGAGCGTTTCGTCGGCGAACGACGCCATCTGCAGCCCCGAGTCGCCGACCGCGTCGGTCGACATCACGCCCGGGCCGCCGGCGTTGGTCACGATGGCGATCTCGTCGTTGTCTGGCAGGGGCTGGCCCTCCAGGATCGAGGCGTAGTCGAACAGTTCCTGGACGCTCTCGGCCCGGATCACGCCGGCTTGCTTGAGGCCCGCCTCGTAGGCGCGTTCGCTACCCGCGATTGC
It contains:
- a CDS encoding glycosyltransferase family 4 protein — protein: MAPTVLHLGWGFPPKITGGLDTAIAELFEVFERRDTIDMQLALPAEFDPGDRENIHGIETGTGDLITRVNRMEDEFVRLADEADAVHTNDWFGYRPGAAARKAHDIPWITTFHSLSVERNLDPPRQELDAEQRIVDEADYLLTVSNVTRERIADHHGGDARVIHNGFPSVTPTGRDVKAELDIDGEMLFFVGRHTHQKGLSYLLAAVERLSRDDITLVVGGTGHLTDQLKRFAEALEIDEQVEFVGYVPEEELADYYASADLFVSPSRAEPFGITIVEALSVGTRVVTTDCGAAEILPDDVLVQVTPDSRAVASGIQRGLAMDAPVDYEKRTWEDVADDHEAFYLEILEEL
- a CDS encoding phosphotransacetylase family protein; protein product: MDPVVVTSTEAATGKTAVSLGIAQLAKAAGHSVGYMKPKGTRLQSATGKTRDEDPMLARELLELDAEMHELEPIVYTPTFIEEAIRGRERPDELRERILENYEKQADERDLMVVEGTDRLSTGGIVDLTDPEIAEMIGAKVVLLSRYDEAGDVDEIIAAAEQIGDNFAGVLFNAVPDSQLDQLTTDVAPFLENRGINVLGVIPRVQELAGMTVGELADRLGAEVLTTDVSTDVFIERITVGAMSAEGALTQFRRTQNAAMITGGDRSEIVTAALQASGIKCIILGGGFRPTGAVLGEAEKRGVPVLLLQSDTRMAIDRAEDVLQSGPTRDPETVERMGQLLEDHADVDVLLEE
- the acs gene encoding acetate--CoA ligase alpha subunit; its protein translation is MGNLETLFSPERVAVIGATETEGAVGRSVMENLLDGYEGDVVPINPNADEVFGLEAYESITDVDGVDFAVVVVPPQIVNAVLEEAGEAGVRDVAVITAGFGESGSEGAAREQEMREIAEEYGINLVGPNCLGVISTSIGMNATFTTKSALEGSISFMSQSGAFISAVLDWSSDHNIGFNDVVSLGNKAVLDEVDFIEHWGDDPSTDVILGYLEDIENGREFIDSAREVTKDTPIVVVKSGRTEAGASAASSHTGAIAGSERAYEAGLKQAGVIRAESVQELFDYASILEGQPLPDNDEIAIVTNAGGPGVMSTDAVGDSGLQMASFADETLEALEESMPEEANIFNPVDVLGDAPAERYEQALDIVLEDPNVGSAIVVASPQTIDFRDLAEVIATKQQEYGTPIAASLMGGETARNAKDIIDEVGVPTYFDPARGVKSLDALREYSEIKTTDYDVATDFDVDRERAREILERTKERETNKLGIEAMDLLDAYGIPTPDGAIVSDKQAAVDAAEEIEGNVVMKIVSPDILHKSDIGGVEVNVPIEEVASTYDDIISRARNYQPDANILGVQVQEMADLDAGTETIVGMNRDPQFGPLVMFGLGGIFVEVLEDATFRVAPVSEGEASEMIDEIDSAPLLRGARGRDPVDEASVIETIQRISQLVTDFPQILELDINPLVATPDGVEAVDIRATIDHEEL